The Cervus elaphus chromosome 12, mCerEla1.1, whole genome shotgun sequence genome includes a region encoding these proteins:
- the LOC122705683 gene encoding olfactory receptor 11G2-like: MRTLETNISGSVSEFILLGFPCRRDIQIFLFVLFSIIYFLILMGNASIICAVWSSRKLHTPMYILLANFSFLEICYVSSDVPKMLANIMSQTKSISYAGCLLQFYFFFSMCAAEGLFLSVMSFDRFLAICRPLHYPIIMTRRLCVLLVVFCWAGGFLWLLTPLILISQVPFCGPNTVDHFLCDLAPLLALSCAPVSGIRLVCGIVSSLIIFLTLLYILGTYFCVLTVLLQMSSGSGRQKAFSTCASHLAVVSLFYGSVMVMYVSPGSGEYPGIQKFVTLFYALATPFFNPLIYNFRNKDMEEALKKILSVLLKEIFKGSKSHI, from the coding sequence ATGAGGACCTTGGAGACTAATATCTCTGGGTCTGTGAGTGAGTTCAttctcctgggcttcccctgcCGCAGAGACATCCAGATCTTCCTCTTTGTGCTCTTCTCCATCATCTATTTCCTGATCCTCATGGGGAACGCATCCATCATCTGTGCTGTGTGGTCAAGCCGAAAGCTCCATACACCCATGTACATTCTCCTGGCCAACTTCTCCTTCCTGGAGATCTGCTATGTCAGTTCTGATGTGCCCAAAATGTTGGCCAACATCATGTCCCAGACCAAGAGCATCTCCTATGCTGGCTGCCTGCTCCAGTTCTACTTCTTCTTCTCCATGTGTGCGGCtgagggtttatttctgtcaGTGATGTCTTTTGATCGATTTCTTGCCATTTGTAGACCTTTGCATTATCCTATCATTATGACCCGTCGCCTGTGTGTGTTGTTAGTGGTCTTCTGCTGGGCAGGCGGCTTTCTCTGGTTATTGACCCCTTTGATTCTAATATCTCAAGTGCCCTTCTGTGGTCCAAACACTGTTGACCATTTTCTCTGTGATCTGGCACCTTTGCTGGCACTGTCCTGTGCTCCAGTGTCTGGAATTAGGCTGGTTTGTGGTATCGTGAGCTCTCTAATCATCTTCCTCACCTTACTGTACATTCTTGGCACTTACTTTTGTGTCCTTACTGTGTTGCTACAGATGTCCTCAGGCTCAGGAAGGCAGAAGGCTTTCTCCACTTGTGCTTCCCACCTTGCCGTGGTATCCCTCTTCTATGGCTCAGTCATGGTGATGTATGTTAGCCCAGGTTCTGGCGAATATCCAGGGATACAGAAATTTGTGACCTTGTTCTATGCTTTGGCAACCCCTTTCTTTAATCCCCTGATCTACAACTTCCGGAACAAAGACATGGAAGAAgcactaaaaaaaattttgagtGTTTTACTGAAGGAGATCTTTAAAGGCTCCAAAAGTCACATTTAA
- the LOC122705366 gene encoding olfactory receptor 11G2-like, whose product MHVLHNKNVTASFHEFILLGFLCSQEIEILLFVLFSIIYILTLLGNSAIICAVWWDQQLHTPMYILLANFSFLEICYINSNVPSMLFNLLSKTKTISYHGCILQFYMFLSLCATELFFLALMAFDRYVAICRPLHYPTIMTRKVCGTLVSASWVAGFLWLVTPAALISQVPFCGSNVIDHYLCDLGAMLAISCVPVPKTALTCSTFSAVITFITLFYILVSYTLVLRAVVQVPKGSSRRKAFSTCTSHLIVVFLFYGSVTVMYVSPGVASQPGRQKFLTMLYSIATPLLNPLIYSLRNKEMKVALKKIMCKL is encoded by the coding sequence ATGCATGTTTTGCATAACAAGAATGTCACTGCTTCCTTTCATGAATTCATCCTACTGGGTTTCCTGTGTAGCCAAGAAATAGAGATTCTCCTTTTCGTTTTATTCTCCATCATCTACATCTTGACCTTGTTGGGCAACAGTGCTATTATCTGTGCTGTGTGGTGGGACCAGCAACTCCACACTCCCATGTATATTTTATTGGCCAACTTCTCATTCCTGGAGATCTGCTACATCAATTCCAATGTGCCCAGCATGTTGTTCAACTTGCTATCCAAGACCAAGACCATCTCCTATCATGGCTGTATCCTACAGTTCTACATGTTCCTTTCTCTTTGTGCCACAGAACTCTTCTTCCTGGCCCTCATGGCATTTGACAGATATGTTGCCATCTGCCGTCCATTGCACTACCCAACCATAATGACCAGGAAAGTCTGTGGAACCCTTGTGTCTGCTTCCTGGGTGGCTGGATTCTTATGGTTAGTTACACCTGCTGCTCTTATCTCGCAAGTTCCATTTTGTGGTTCAAATGTCATTGATCACTACCTCTGTGATCTTGGGGCAATGCTGGCCATATCTTGTGTCCCTGTCCCCAAGACAGCTCTGACATGTAGCACTTTCAGTGCTGTGATAACATTCATCACTTTGTTCTACATTCTTGTGTCCTACACTCTGGTACTTCGAGCTGTGGTTCAGGTTCCCAAAGGTTCAAGTAGGAGAAAAGCCTTTTCCACATGTACCTCCCACCTGatagttgtgtttttattttatggctcAGTCACAGTGATGTATGTAAGCCCAGGGGTAGCCAGTCAGCCTGGGAGGCAAAAGTTCTTGACCATGTTGTACTCAATTGCGACTCCACTTTTAAATCCTCTGATCTACAGCCTCAGGAATAAGGAGATGAAGGTTGCTCTGAAGAAAATTATGTGTAAACTTTAG
- the LOC122705286 gene encoding olfactory receptor 11H6-like — MMMSKARNISHVVSEFILLGFPCRWEIEIFLFSIFFITYILTLLGNMAIVCAVRWDRRLHTPMYILLANFSFLEICYVNSDVPNMLANFFSQTKNISFARCLLQLYFFFSLGTTECLFLSIMAYDRFLAICRPLHYPTVMTTKFCSSLVIFCWVYGFLWFLIPVILVTRLPFCGPNVIDDFLCDLGPLLALASACVPAPGTVLICGTMSSLLIFATFFYISGSYTLVLRVVMQVPSVAGRKKAFSTCSSHLAVVFLFYSSVMMTYVSPGSGQAEGMQKFTTLFYSVLTPFFNPMIYSLRNKEMKDALKKVVRGS; from the coding sequence ATGATGATGTCAAAGGCCAGAAATATTTCCCACGTTGTAAGTGAGTTTatcctcctgggcttcccttgccGCTGGGAAATAGagatcttcctcttttccatattctttataACTTACATCCTGACCCTCCTTGGAAATATGGCCATCGTGTGTGCAGTGCGCTGGGACCGCCGGCTCCACACCCCAATGTACATTCTGCTGGCCAACTTCTCCTTCCTGGAGATCtgctatgtcaactctgatgtgCCCAATATGCTGGCCAACTTCTTCTCCCAAACCAAAAATATCTCCTTTGCTCGGTGTCTCCTCCAGTTGTACTTCTTTTTCTCACTGGGCACAACAGAATGCTTATTTCTCTCCATCATGGCCTATGACCGTTTCCTGGCAATTTGTCGCCCTCTGCACTACCCCACCGTCATGACAACTAAGTTCTGTAGCAGCTTGGTCATCTTTTGCTGGGTGTATGGTTTCCTCTGGTTTCTGATCCCAGTGATACTCGTTACTCGTCTACCATTTTGTGGCCCAAATGTGATTGATGACTTTCTGTGTGACCTGGGCCCTCTGTTGGCCCTGGCTTCAGCATGTGtcccagccccagggactgtTCTCATATGTGGCACCATGAGCTCCCTCCTTATCTTTGCCACCTTTTTCTACATTTCTGGATCCTACACCCTGGTGCTGAGGGTTGTAATGCAGGTTCCCTCAGTGGCTGGCCGGAAgaaggccttctccacctgctcctcacATCTGGCTGTTGTGTTTCTATTCTATAGTTCTGTCATGATGACATATGTGAGTCCAGGGTCAGGACAAGCAGAGGGCATGCAGAAGTTCACAACTTTGTTCTACTCAGTTTTGACCccctttttcaaccccatgatcTACAGCCTCcggaataaagaaatgaaagatgcttTGAAGAAAGTTGTAAGAGGTTCCTAA